Proteins from one Cervus canadensis isolate Bull #8, Minnesota chromosome 25, ASM1932006v1, whole genome shotgun sequence genomic window:
- the LOC122427541 gene encoding olfactory receptor 8S1-like, whose amino-acid sequence MALRNHSTITEFVLTGLSDDPRIEALLFVLFLVIYLLTMMGNLTMLLVIRTDSHLHTPMYFFLSNLSFLDLCFSSVTVPKLLKDLLSEKKTISVEGCLTQVFFVFITAGTEAFLLSMMAYDRYAAICHPLLYGQLMSTQLCVKLILASWGLASLNSVVIVLLAVNLDFCEAQTIHHYTCELPSLFPLSCSDISINIDILICSILLHGLGTFLPVFFSYARIVSTILSISSTTGRSKAFSTCSSHLVAVILFFGSGLIRYLMPTSGSFLDLLSSLQYSAVTPMLNPLIYSLKNMEVKAAVKRTFGKYLQYFK is encoded by the coding sequence ATGGCCCTGAGGAACCACAGCACCATCACCGAGTTTGTCCTCACGGGGCTGTCAGACGACCCCCGCATCGAGGCTCTGCTCTTTGTGCTCTTCCTGGTGATTTACCTCCTGACCATGATGGGGAACCTGACGATGCTGCTGGTGATCAGGActgactcccacctccacacaccCATGTACTTCTTCTTGAGTAATCTATCATTCCTAGATCTCTGCTTCTCTTCTGTCACTGTGCCCAAGCTCCTGAAGGACCTCCTGTCTGAGAAGAAAACCATCTCTGTCGAGGGCTGCCTGACTCAGGTCTTCTTTGTGTTTATCACTGCAGGGACTGAAGCTTTTCTTCTCTCaatgatggcctatgaccgctatgccGCCATCTGTCACCCACTGCTCTATGGCCAGCTGATGAGCACCCAGCTCTGTGTAAAACTTATACTGGCCTCATGGGGCCTGGCCTCTCTCAATTCAGTCGTCATCGTGCTTTTGGCTGTTAACCTGGACTTCTGTGAGGCACAAACCATCCACCACTACACCTGTGAGctgccctccctcttccctctgtctTGCTCTGATATCTCTATCAATATCGACATCCTGATCTGCTCCATCTTACTCCATGGTCTTGGAACCTTCCTCCCAGTCTTCTTCTCTTACGCTCGCATTGTCTCCACCATCCTGAGCATCAGCTCCACCACAGGCAGAAGCAAGGCCTTCTctacctgctcctcccacctcgTCGCAGTGATCCTGTTCTTTGGTTCCGGTTTGATTCGCTATCTCATGCCCACTTCCGGTTCCTTCCTGGATTTGCTCTCATCTTTGCAGTACAGTGCAGTCACGCCCATGCTGAACCCCCTCATCTACAGCCTAAAGAACATGGAGGTGAAGGCTGCTGTGAAAAGGACTTTTGGGAAATACCTGCAATATTTTAAGTAG